A region from the Canis lupus dingo isolate Sandy chromosome 9, ASM325472v2, whole genome shotgun sequence genome encodes:
- the CCL5 gene encoding C-C motif chemokine 5, translating into MKVSAATFAILLATATFCAPASASPYASDTTPCCFAYISGRLPFTHVQEYFYTSSKCSMPAVVFVTRKHRQVCANPQKKWVREYINSLEMS; encoded by the exons ATGAAGGTCTCCGCAGCTACCTTTGCAATCCTCCTCGCCACTGCTACCTTCtgtgctcctgcctctgcctccccat ATGCCTCAGACACCACACCCTGCTGCTTTGCCTACATTTCCGGCCGACTACCCTTCACCCACGTCCAGGAGTATTTCTACACCAGCAGCAAGTGCTCCATGCCAGCAGTCGT CTTTGTCACCCGAAAGCACCGCCAGGTGTGTGCCAACCCACAGAAGAAATGGGTGCGGGAGTACATCAACTCTTTGGAGATGAGTTAG